The Tissierellales bacterium genome window below encodes:
- a CDS encoding YigZ family protein codes for MENSYKTVYKDGKDEISIKKSRFIGYGAPISNEDEALKFIEKIKSIHRDATHNVYAYVLGKDSNIQRFSDDGEPGGTAGIPALEVLKKEDLRNVVVVVTRYFGGTKLGVGGLIRAYTKGAKIGINASMIIEKVLHTKLKLRIDYTLYGILENYLLNKEIIIENIVYDDAVKITVFIRKDEEDSF; via the coding sequence ATGGAGAATAGCTATAAAACTGTATATAAAGATGGAAAAGATGAAATTTCTATTAAGAAATCTAGGTTTATAGGATATGGAGCCCCTATTTCTAATGAAGATGAAGCTTTAAAATTTATTGAAAAAATTAAATCTATACATAGGGATGCTACTCATAATGTTTATGCCTATGTTTTAGGAAAGGATAGTAATATACAAAGATTTAGTGATGACGGTGAACCTGGTGGTACAGCAGGTATTCCAGCTTTAGAAGTGCTAAAAAAAGAAGACCTTAGAAATGTTGTTGTTGTAGTAACAAGATATTTTGGAGGAACAAAACTTGGTGTTGGTGGACTTATTAGAGCCTATACAAAGGGAGCAAAAATAGGAATTAATGCAAGTATGATTATTGAAAAAGTTCTTCATACTAAATTAAAACTTAGAATTGACTACACATTATATGGGATTCTAGAAAATTATCTATTAAATAAAGAAATTATTATAGAAAATATAGTTTATGATGATGCTGTCAAAATAACAGTATTTATAAGAAAAGATGAGGAGGATAGTTTT